A region of the Argopecten irradians isolate NY chromosome 16, Ai_NY, whole genome shotgun sequence genome:
TCCCTTCCGTACGATCCAAATGACGACAAGAATTGGACCATAGCCAAGTTTCGTGATGAACTTAACAAGAGAGGAATCAATACCAGCAATTCCATGTCAAAAACTGTGTTACGTTTAATTTATCGTGAAAACGTGAACAAAACTATTCAGAATGAACCATCTACATCTGAAGTGAGTAATTCCGGGAATAATCAACCCTCTCATTCGCGTCATGGTGACGACATTATTCAGACTGAACGGTCTAGTGTACAGACGGATATGGCTACTAGTACTATTCCTACGGAGGGATTATTGAATGAAAGCGCCCATTCTCATTTTCCACCTCCCAGCGCATGTCCCGGAAGTGATCGTCCTGTTCAAACTTTCTCCCCGCGGAGCAATAACACTGCGTCACTCTGCGCAACTACAGGAAGTGCTTCCGTAAATTCCGGTAACAACAACTCGATGGCGGACATGGTAAACCTCATGCAGGGAATGCAACAACAAATGCTGCTCATACAGCAATCTATGGCCCTGCAGCAGAACAATCAAGTGCTCCCGACATCGCAACTTAATAATGGGAGTTTACGAAGTGCCTACGAACATATTGAGAGAGTGACGCAGAATGACAGGGCAACAACATCTGCCGGTGAGTCACATGTTTTTATAAATCAACATATGGGCCCAAATGGCATTCATCCAATGCCCCATCTTGATATTGTTACGCTACCTCCAGATCTCATGCCCCATCTTGATATTGTTACGCCTTCACTTAGGAAACACATTCTAGAGGGGAGGGATATCAATCTTTCAACGTTACTTATCCCTGGATACGAAATATCGCCATCTTCCCATAGCGTATGCCATCAACACAGGAATGTTGACAAACGTTTAGCAGATAGACTTACCATCGCGGAATTCATCTTAGCATTCGGCAAATATAGGAGGATAATTACAGATGTGTTCAAACAGAGACAGAAAGAACTAGATATGTATGAGAGTCTAATCATACGCATCAATACTTGTTACGGAGAACAAGCTTTCAATGACTATCACAAGTTGTTCTCGGCTAAGGCAGCTGAAGCCCTCAGGGTAAACAACACTAAGTTGAATTGGGGCCTAACAGACAGTGCCATCTACGGCATGGTGACAGCGGGATGTAAGGCTAAAGTGTGTGATCTATGTCACTCCATCACCCATTCAACACAACAATGCGAGAAGAATAACGTAAACGCTACAGCCCATCAAAAACCTTCTAAGCCAAAGGGGAAAGAGAAAGTTTTCCATGAGGGGATTGAGATTTGCAGGAACTTTCAAAATGAG
Encoded here:
- the LOC138310624 gene encoding uncharacterized protein, whose translation is MSKTVLRLIYRENVNKTIQNEPSTSEVSNSGNNQPSHSRHGDDIIQTERSSVQTDMATSTIPTEGLLNESAHSHFPPPSACPGSDRPVQTFSPRSNNTASLCATTGSASVNSGNNNSMADMVNLMQGMQQQMLLIQQSMALQQNNQVLPTSQLNNGSLRSAYEHIERVTQNDRATTSAGESHVFINQHMGPNGIHPMPHLDIVTLPPDLMPHLDIVTPSLRKHILEGRDINLSTLLIPGYEISPSSHSVCHQHRNVDKRLADRLTIAEFILAFGKYRRIITDVFKQRQKELDMYESLIIRINTCYGEQAFNDYHKLFSAKAAEALRVNNTKLNWGLTDSAIYGMVTAGCKAKVCDLCHSITHSTQQCEKNNVNATAHQKPSKPKGKEKVFHEGIEICRNFQNEKGCSWSSCRYKHVCSACKSSSHGMHQCRNSKKPKSNSQ